The Streptomyces sp. NBC_00224 genome has a window encoding:
- a CDS encoding DMT family transporter — protein MQASQGRNVGLGLALASAFSFGGSGVAAKPLIEAGLDPLHVVWLRVTGAALVMLPVAWRHRSLLVRRPALLAGFGLLAVAGVQACYFAAISRIPVGVALLVEYLAPALVLGWVRFVQRRPVTRAAVIGVVLAVGGLASVVEIWSGLSFDLVGLVLALGAACCQVGYFVLSDQGGDADDAPDPIGVIAYGLLIGSVLLTLVARPWGMDWSVLGGSADMNGTDVPAALLLGWIVLIATVIAYVTGVISVRKLSPQVAGVVACLEAVIATVLAWVLLGEHLSAPQIAGGAVVLVGAFIAQSSAPKEPTGPVAAGDGHPLPVQETPLQEAPAQQEPAPEGELSAGRAAP, from the coding sequence ATGCAGGCGTCTCAGGGGAGAAACGTCGGCCTGGGACTGGCCCTGGCCTCGGCGTTTTCATTCGGTGGATCGGGTGTCGCGGCCAAGCCGCTGATCGAGGCGGGCCTTGACCCGCTGCACGTGGTGTGGCTGCGGGTGACGGGCGCCGCGCTCGTCATGCTGCCCGTGGCCTGGCGCCACCGGAGCCTGCTGGTGCGCCGGCCCGCGCTGCTCGCCGGGTTCGGCCTGCTCGCCGTCGCCGGTGTCCAGGCCTGCTACTTCGCGGCGATATCCCGCATCCCCGTCGGCGTCGCCCTGCTCGTCGAATATCTGGCGCCCGCGCTCGTCCTCGGCTGGGTCCGGTTCGTCCAGCGCAGGCCCGTGACCCGGGCGGCGGTCATCGGCGTGGTGCTCGCCGTCGGCGGCCTCGCCTCCGTCGTCGAGATCTGGTCCGGGCTGAGCTTCGACCTCGTCGGTCTGGTGCTCGCCCTCGGCGCCGCCTGCTGCCAGGTGGGCTACTTCGTCCTGTCCGACCAGGGCGGCGACGCGGACGACGCACCCGACCCGATCGGCGTCATCGCGTACGGCCTGCTCATCGGCTCCGTCCTGCTCACGCTCGTCGCCCGCCCCTGGGGGATGGACTGGTCGGTGCTCGGCGGCAGCGCCGACATGAACGGCACGGACGTGCCCGCGGCCCTGCTGCTCGGCTGGATCGTGCTCATCGCGACCGTGATCGCGTACGTCACCGGGGTGATCTCGGTGCGCAAGCTCTCGCCGCAGGTGGCCGGGGTGGTCGCCTGTCTGGAGGCGGTCATCGCGACCGTCCTGGCCTGGGTGCTGCTCGGCGAACACCTCTCCGCGCCGCAGATCGCGGGCGGCGCGGTGGTCCTGGTCGGTGCCTTCATCGCGCAGTCCTCGGCGCCGAAGGAGCCCACCGGGCCGGTGGCGGCCGGGGACGGGCATCCGCTGCCGGTCCAGGAGACGCCCCTTCAGGAGGCGCCCGCTCAGCAGGAGCCCGCGCCCGAGGGCGAGTTGTCGGCCGGCCGGGCCGCCCCGTAG
- a CDS encoding cysteine hydrolase: MATNERLNERPNERLAGQLDPASTVLMTVECQQGVVGLDSALPELAKVARSSGALHNIARLVAAAHETGVQVLHAVAERRPDGRGANRNARLFRAAERLPVQQYSGTTAVRIVEGIDVADEDLVVRRLHGLSPIAGTDVDPLLRNLGCRTLIVSGVSANVAIPNAVFDAVNLGYTAVVPADAIAGVPAEYTPAMIRNTLALVATIATTDDIVACWKGPRRVVRA; this comes from the coding sequence ATGGCGACGAACGAACGACTGAACGAGCGACCGAACGAACGGCTGGCCGGGCAACTGGATCCCGCCTCCACCGTGCTGATGACCGTGGAGTGCCAGCAGGGCGTCGTCGGCCTCGACAGCGCGCTGCCCGAACTCGCCAAGGTGGCACGGTCGTCGGGCGCCCTGCACAACATCGCCCGGCTCGTCGCCGCCGCGCACGAGACCGGCGTCCAGGTCCTGCACGCGGTGGCCGAGCGGCGGCCGGACGGGCGCGGCGCGAACCGCAACGCCCGCCTCTTCCGGGCCGCCGAACGCCTGCCCGTACAGCAGTACTCCGGCACCACGGCGGTGCGGATCGTCGAGGGCATCGACGTGGCGGACGAGGACCTCGTGGTCCGCAGACTGCACGGCCTCTCGCCGATCGCGGGGACGGATGTCGACCCGCTGCTGCGCAATCTCGGCTGCCGCACGCTGATCGTCAGCGGTGTCTCGGCGAACGTGGCCATTCCGAACGCCGTGTTCGACGCCGTCAACCTCGGCTACACCGCCGTGGTGCCCGCGGACGCAATCGCGGGGGTGCCCGCCGAGTACACCCCCGCGATGATCCGCAACACGCTGGCCCTGGTCGCCACCATCGCCACCACCGACGACATCGTGGCCTGTTGGAAAGGGCCGCGTCGGGTCGTACGGGCGTGA
- a CDS encoding DMT family transporter has product MSNASSSSGLPVGRGLLYLVFAGVAWGTAGGAAALVFDASDLGPLALSFWRCVGGLVLLLGARALRRRPVRRPAEPRATRLLRILGNGVGLAVFQSAYFAAVASTGLAVATVVTLGAGPVLIAVGARLTMGERIGGAGLTAVTGALAGLAVLVLGNGGGAVRPAGVLLALLSAAGYAAITLLTRRLGRDGAAADPSATTAWAFAVASVLLLPLAGAEGMVPHTVEPVRVGVLLLYVAAVPTALAYALYFAGAAVVRSTTVSVIMLLEPVSAALLAVAVLGERLSAATVAGTLLLLVAVVGLAGAEARLAARARRQVVPA; this is encoded by the coding sequence GTGTCGAACGCTTCCTCTTCCTCCGGCCTGCCCGTCGGGCGCGGCCTGCTCTATCTCGTCTTCGCCGGTGTCGCCTGGGGCACCGCGGGCGGCGCGGCCGCGCTGGTCTTCGACGCCAGCGACCTCGGCCCGCTCGCCCTCTCCTTCTGGCGGTGCGTCGGCGGGCTCGTCCTGCTGCTCGGCGCACGCGCGCTGCGGCGGCGCCCGGTGCGCAGGCCCGCCGAGCCGCGCGCCACGCGGCTGCTGCGGATCCTCGGCAACGGCGTGGGCCTCGCGGTCTTCCAGAGCGCCTACTTCGCCGCCGTCGCCTCGACCGGCCTGGCCGTGGCGACCGTGGTCACCCTCGGCGCCGGGCCCGTGCTCATCGCCGTCGGCGCCCGGCTCACCATGGGCGAGCGGATCGGCGGCGCCGGGCTGACCGCCGTGACCGGGGCGCTCGCCGGGCTGGCGGTACTGGTCCTCGGCAACGGCGGCGGCGCCGTCCGCCCCGCCGGGGTGCTGCTCGCGCTGCTGTCGGCGGCCGGATACGCGGCGATCACGCTGCTCACCCGGCGGCTCGGCCGGGACGGCGCGGCCGCCGATCCCTCCGCCACCACGGCCTGGGCGTTCGCGGTGGCCTCGGTCCTGCTGCTGCCGCTGGCGGGGGCGGAAGGAATGGTGCCGCACACCGTCGAGCCGGTGCGGGTGGGCGTGCTGCTGCTGTACGTGGCGGCGGTGCCCACGGCGCTGGCGTACGCGCTCTACTTCGCGGGCGCGGCCGTCGTCCGGTCCACCACCGTCTCCGTGATCATGCTCCTGGAGCCGGTGAGCGCGGCGCTGCTCGCGGTCGCGGTACTGGGTGAGCGGCTGAGCGCGGCCACGGTCGCGGGGACGTTGTTGCTGCTGGTCGCGGTGGTCGGGCTTGCCGGGGCCGAGGCGCGGCTCGCCGCGCGGGCCCGGCGGCAGGTGGTGCCCGCCTGA
- a CDS encoding PhzF family phenazine biosynthesis protein yields the protein MQMRIVDAFTDRPFAGNPAGVLLLDAFPEDAWLQDVAREINLSETAFAHPLPPGGEADWALRWFTPATEVGMCGHATLATAHVLHTTGAATGTVRFAAQCGILSATAHEDGSITLDFPTSPLTPVEIPDGIPEALGARPLSVHDTSEFIGDLVVELADERTVRTLTPDFKALAAHSKRGVIATAAAEDPSLGYDFVSRGFFPGVGIDEDPVTGSAHTALAPFWSARLGRTELTGLQASARTGLVRTSLRGDRTLLTGSAVTVIEGELLTAP from the coding sequence ATGCAGATGCGAATCGTCGACGCCTTCACCGACCGCCCGTTCGCCGGCAACCCGGCCGGGGTCCTGCTCCTCGACGCGTTCCCGGAGGATGCCTGGCTGCAGGACGTCGCCCGGGAGATCAACCTCTCCGAGACCGCCTTCGCGCACCCCCTGCCGCCCGGTGGCGAGGCCGACTGGGCGCTGCGGTGGTTCACCCCGGCCACCGAGGTCGGCATGTGCGGGCATGCCACTCTGGCCACCGCCCATGTGCTGCACACGACGGGCGCCGCGACCGGCACGGTCAGGTTCGCGGCCCAGTGCGGCATCCTCTCCGCGACCGCGCACGAGGACGGGTCGATCACGCTCGACTTCCCCACCTCGCCGCTGACCCCGGTGGAGATCCCGGACGGCATCCCCGAGGCGCTCGGGGCGCGGCCGCTGTCCGTCCACGACACCTCCGAGTTCATCGGAGACCTGGTCGTCGAGCTGGCGGACGAGCGGACCGTGCGGACCCTGACGCCCGACTTCAAGGCGCTGGCCGCGCACTCCAAGCGCGGCGTCATCGCCACGGCCGCGGCCGAGGACCCCTCCCTGGGCTACGACTTCGTCTCGCGGGGCTTCTTCCCGGGCGTCGGCATCGACGAGGACCCGGTGACGGGCAGCGCCCACACCGCGCTCGCGCCGTTCTGGTCGGCGCGCCTGGGCCGCACCGAGCTGACCGGCCTCCAAGCCTCGGCGCGGACCGGTCTGGTCCGCACGTCCCTGCGGGGCGACCGCACCCTGCTGACCGGTTCGGCGGTCACCGTCATCGAGGGCGAGCTGCTGACGGCGCCGTAG
- a CDS encoding LysR family transcriptional regulator yields the protein MLNLERLRTLDAVARHGSVGGAADNLHVTTSAVSQQLAKLEREAGQPLLAKNGRGVRLTDAGRLLAEHAARILSQVQIAQADLEAQRGRVVGELRIAGFATAARGLFPAALAALRAAHPQLAVRSDELEAEDSVRGVLLGDLDLAVVLDWYNKPLPLPDGLAKRSLLDDLADVAMPVGHRLAGREAVDLEEFASDEWVTWPEGEFCNEWLMFTLRGKGVEPRIGHVAREHATQLALVEAGLGVSVAPRLGRGPVPEGVRVVPVRDAMRRHVYAVWRADADRRPSIRAAVEALVSAGVDLAG from the coding sequence ATGTTGAACTTGGAGCGCCTACGGACCCTCGACGCGGTGGCCCGCCACGGCTCGGTGGGCGGTGCCGCCGACAATCTGCACGTCACGACCTCGGCCGTGTCCCAGCAGCTCGCGAAGCTGGAACGGGAGGCAGGGCAGCCGCTGCTCGCCAAGAACGGGCGGGGCGTGCGGCTCACCGACGCGGGCCGGCTGCTCGCCGAGCACGCCGCGCGGATCCTCTCCCAGGTCCAGATCGCCCAGGCCGATCTGGAGGCCCAGCGCGGCCGGGTCGTGGGCGAGCTGCGGATCGCGGGCTTCGCCACGGCCGCGCGCGGCCTGTTCCCGGCGGCGCTCGCCGCGCTGCGCGCCGCACACCCCCAACTGGCCGTCCGCTCCGACGAGTTGGAGGCGGAGGACTCGGTACGGGGCGTGCTGCTCGGCGACCTCGACCTGGCGGTCGTCCTCGACTGGTACAACAAGCCGCTGCCGCTGCCCGACGGGCTGGCGAAGCGGTCGCTCCTCGACGACCTGGCGGATGTGGCGATGCCGGTGGGGCACCGGCTCGCGGGGCGCGAGGCCGTGGACCTGGAGGAGTTCGCCTCGGACGAGTGGGTCACCTGGCCCGAGGGTGAGTTCTGCAACGAGTGGCTGATGTTCACGCTGCGGGGCAAGGGGGTCGAGCCGCGCATCGGGCACGTGGCGCGTGAGCACGCCACCCAGCTCGCCCTCGTGGAGGCCGGGTTGGGCGTGAGCGTCGCGCCCCGGCTCGGGCGGGGGCCGGTTCCCGAGGGGGTACGGGTGGTGCCGGTGCGGGATGCGATGCGGCGGCATGTGTACGCGGTGTGGCGTGCGGATGCGGATCGGCGGCCCTCGATCCGGGCGGCGGTGGAGGCGTTGGTTTCGGCGGGGGTTGATTTGGCCGGGTGA
- a CDS encoding aminotransferase class I/II-fold pyridoxal phosphate-dependent enzyme — translation MLGEYRIVGRRASEIAADVERAVGAGELEPGQVLPPLRELATELGVNPNTVAAAYRILRDRGVIETGGRRGSRVRPRPASTARDAQRIDVPVGVRNISDGNPDPALLPPLGDALAAAARDHAERPTLYGQDPVDPELARLARAALDADGVPPGPVGVFSGSLDAIERVLAAHLRPGDAVAIEDPGWGALLDLVPALGLRPVPVALDDEGPLPGAVDSALAAGAKALVVTCRAQNPTGAAVSAARARALREVLSAHPSVLLIEDDHGHGMVDVPLSPLSRTTEHWAFVRSVAKAYGPDLRLAVLTGDAVTLDRVRGRQRLGPGWVSRLLQRTVVHLWTSDVLDPAAVARSYGERRDTLVRALRSRGVAAHGRSGFSVWVPVPDETAAVARLLHAGWAVAPGARFRMAAPPGIRLTVSTLAPADIGPAADAVAAATGSAPGRRYD, via the coding sequence GTGCTAGGAGAGTATCGGATTGTGGGGCGCCGCGCATCGGAGATCGCCGCCGACGTGGAGCGCGCGGTGGGCGCCGGAGAGCTGGAGCCGGGGCAAGTGCTGCCGCCGCTGCGGGAGTTGGCCACCGAGCTCGGGGTGAATCCCAATACGGTCGCGGCCGCCTACCGGATCCTGCGGGACCGGGGCGTCATCGAGACCGGCGGCCGCCGGGGCAGCCGGGTGCGTCCGCGCCCCGCCAGTACCGCCCGCGACGCCCAGCGCATCGACGTGCCCGTCGGCGTGCGCAACATCTCCGACGGCAACCCCGACCCCGCCCTGCTGCCGCCGCTCGGCGACGCGCTCGCGGCCGCCGCCCGCGACCACGCCGAGCGGCCCACGCTCTACGGGCAGGACCCGGTGGACCCGGAGCTGGCGCGGCTGGCCCGCGCGGCCCTGGACGCCGACGGGGTGCCGCCGGGCCCGGTCGGTGTCTTCTCCGGCTCGCTCGACGCGATCGAGCGGGTGCTCGCCGCGCATCTGCGGCCCGGCGACGCCGTCGCCATCGAGGACCCGGGCTGGGGCGCGCTGCTCGACCTCGTCCCGGCGCTCGGGCTGCGGCCGGTGCCGGTGGCGCTCGACGACGAGGGGCCGCTGCCCGGGGCGGTCGACAGCGCGCTCGCCGCGGGCGCCAAGGCGCTGGTCGTCACCTGCCGCGCGCAGAACCCGACCGGCGCGGCCGTGAGCGCGGCCCGCGCCCGCGCGCTGCGCGAGGTGCTGTCCGCGCATCCCTCGGTCCTGCTGATCGAGGACGACCACGGCCACGGCATGGTCGACGTCCCGCTCTCCCCGCTCTCGCGGACCACCGAACACTGGGCGTTCGTACGGTCGGTGGCCAAGGCGTACGGCCCCGACCTGCGGCTCGCCGTGCTCACCGGAGACGCGGTGACCCTCGACCGGGTGCGCGGGCGCCAGCGGCTCGGCCCCGGCTGGGTCAGCCGGCTGCTCCAGCGAACCGTCGTACACCTGTGGACCTCGGACGTCCTCGACCCGGCGGCCGTGGCCCGCTCCTACGGGGAGCGCCGCGACACCCTGGTGCGCGCACTGCGCTCGCGGGGCGTCGCGGCGCACGGCCGCAGCGGGTTCAGCGTGTGGGTGCCGGTGCCCGACGAGACGGCGGCGGTGGCGCGGCTGCTGCACGCCGGATGGGCGGTGGCGCCGGGCGCGCGCTTCCGGATGGCGGCTCCGCCGGGCATCCGCCTCACCGTCTCCACGCTCGCCCCGGCCGACATCGGCCCCGCCGCCGACGCGGTGGCGGCGGCCACGGGGTCGGCGCCGGGGCGACGGTACGACTAG
- a CDS encoding CPBP family intramembrane glutamic endopeptidase, translating into MQVEAGRVADSLPEQGVSPRILRSETVLVLALSLGASGVSALISFVGSLTKPGGLKDQAAKLNTSYAPGRPWLDLAWQLFGIASALVPVALVAHLLLREGAGGLRVLGLDRGRPWPDLGRGALIAAGIGSAGLGFYLVARAAGGNLTVVPESLPDVWWKYPVLVLSAVQNAVLEEVIVVGYLLRRLGQLGWTPLAALAASSVLRGSYHLYQGIGGFLGNMAMGVVFVLLYRRWQRVGPLVVAHSLLDIGAFVGYALLAGKVSWLPTV; encoded by the coding sequence GTGCAGGTGGAGGCGGGGCGTGTGGCTGATTCTCTTCCCGAACAGGGGGTGTCGCCGCGGATCTTGCGGTCCGAGACGGTGCTCGTGCTGGCCCTCTCGCTCGGCGCGAGCGGTGTGTCGGCGCTGATCAGCTTTGTCGGATCGCTGACCAAACCGGGCGGCCTCAAGGACCAGGCGGCGAAACTCAACACCTCGTACGCCCCCGGGCGGCCCTGGCTGGATCTCGCTTGGCAGCTCTTCGGCATCGCGAGCGCGCTGGTGCCCGTGGCGCTCGTCGCGCATCTGCTGCTGCGGGAGGGGGCGGGCGGTCTGCGGGTGCTCGGCCTCGACCGCGGGCGGCCCTGGCCGGACCTCGGCAGGGGCGCGTTGATCGCGGCCGGGATCGGCAGCGCGGGGCTCGGTTTCTACCTGGTGGCGCGGGCGGCCGGGGGTAATCTGACGGTCGTCCCCGAGTCGCTGCCGGACGTCTGGTGGAAGTACCCGGTGCTCGTCCTGTCGGCGGTGCAGAACGCCGTACTGGAAGAGGTGATCGTTGTCGGGTATCTGCTGCGCCGACTCGGCCAGTTGGGGTGGACCCCGCTGGCGGCGCTCGCGGCGAGCTCGGTCCTGCGCGGCTCGTACCACCTCTACCAGGGCATCGGCGGCTTCCTCGGCAATATGGCGATGGGCGTCGTGTTCGTCCTGCTCTACCGCCGCTGGCAGCGGGTCGGGCCGTTGGTCGTGGCCCATTCCCTGCTCGACATCGGTGCGTTCGTCGGGTACGCGCTGCTCGCGGGGAAGGTGAGCTGGCTGCCGACGGTGTGA
- a CDS encoding DMT family transporter, which yields MSTVTPPRSLSRPSSFLSTRRPALDWRVRFAALSLVWGFSFLLIKVGTDGYAPFQVTFGRLFFGTAVLAVAMAVKRERLPRGARTWLHLAVAALLLNALPFSLFAYSELTIPSTLAGICNATSPLWGMALSLVALSEDRPTRRRVAGLGLGFLGVLTVLGAWQGFHGLDLTGTAMALLASLCYPVGWIYVRRTLAGSGHSNLSLIGSQLGLATVQLALVTPVFAGVPTSFPLVPLLAVAALGALGTGFAVLVQYGLVNEVGPTTAQMVTYFIPVIATAAGVLVLGESLSWNTPVGAVIVLAGAALTQSRPRATRQPTPAPADQP from the coding sequence ATGAGCACCGTCACCCCGCCCCGGTCCCTGTCGAGACCGTCCTCGTTCCTCTCCACCCGCCGCCCGGCCCTCGACTGGCGGGTCCGGTTCGCGGCGCTCTCGCTGGTCTGGGGGTTCAGCTTTCTCCTGATCAAGGTGGGTACGGACGGCTACGCCCCGTTCCAGGTCACCTTCGGGCGGCTCTTCTTCGGTACGGCGGTGCTCGCCGTCGCCATGGCCGTCAAGCGGGAGCGGCTGCCGCGCGGCGCCCGCACCTGGCTCCATCTGGCGGTGGCCGCACTGCTTCTGAACGCGTTGCCGTTCTCGCTCTTCGCGTACTCCGAGCTGACGATCCCCTCGACCCTCGCCGGCATCTGCAACGCGACCTCCCCGCTGTGGGGCATGGCGCTGTCGCTGGTGGCGCTCTCCGAGGACCGGCCGACCCGGCGCCGGGTGGCGGGCCTCGGTCTCGGCTTCCTCGGGGTGCTCACGGTCCTGGGCGCCTGGCAGGGTTTCCACGGCCTGGATCTGACGGGCACCGCGATGGCCCTGCTCGCCTCGCTCTGCTACCCGGTCGGCTGGATCTACGTCCGCCGTACGCTGGCGGGCAGCGGCCACTCGAACCTGTCACTGATCGGCTCCCAGCTGGGCCTGGCGACCGTTCAACTCGCCCTGGTCACCCCGGTGTTCGCCGGAGTCCCGACCTCGTTCCCGCTCGTCCCGCTGCTCGCCGTGGCCGCGCTCGGCGCCCTCGGCACCGGCTTCGCGGTGCTCGTCCAGTACGGCCTGGTCAACGAGGTGGGACCGACGACCGCGCAGATGGTCACGTACTTCATCCCGGTCATCGCCACCGCCGCCGGGGTGCTGGTCCTCGGCGAGAGCCTGAGCTGGAACACCCCGGTCGGCGCGGTGATCGTCCTCGCGGGCGCGGCCCTCACGCAGAGCCGCCCGAGGGCGACCCGGCAGCCCACCCCTGCGCCCGCCGACCAGCCGTAG
- a CDS encoding SRPBCC family protein, with protein MAEVSAEARLEAPAEKVWAQLTDFTAYGEWNATHTSFPHGGPEKLELGATYAENMKLMGFPAEVTWTVDEFEAGRLLGIKGKGPMGVSVGNRYTLTPDGDATVVRIEGEFTGAAVSLMAGKLKDSATAALNESLRKLGGLVT; from the coding sequence ATGGCCGAGGTCAGCGCGGAGGCGCGCCTGGAGGCTCCGGCGGAGAAGGTCTGGGCCCAGCTGACGGACTTCACCGCGTACGGCGAGTGGAACGCCACCCACACGAGCTTCCCGCACGGCGGCCCCGAGAAGCTGGAGCTCGGCGCCACCTACGCCGAGAACATGAAGCTCATGGGCTTCCCCGCCGAAGTCACCTGGACCGTGGACGAGTTCGAGGCGGGCCGGCTCCTCGGCATCAAGGGCAAGGGCCCGATGGGGGTGAGCGTCGGCAACCGCTACACACTCACGCCCGACGGGGACGCGACGGTGGTCCGCATCGAGGGCGAGTTCACCGGCGCCGCCGTCTCACTGATGGCGGGCAAGCTCAAGGACTCGGCGACGGCCGCGCTGAACGAGTCGCTGCGCAAGCTCGGCGGCCTGGTGACCTGA
- a CDS encoding Clp protease N-terminal domain-containing protein: MHLPIPRVPAVPAAVPAAPDFEARLTDEMASVVAGARRRALRDGDRQIDTAHLLHSLMETDPEVRAAFDGAPQVARVLGYLVQRSIGYGLRWQGSVEDSGALPLLAQPGWSPAAVTAMEGALARAGARGDARVGGTDLLAALAGDPECRAVEVLDHAGVDAGELAARLVEAPPSRQVSQG, from the coding sequence GTGCACCTCCCGATCCCGCGGGTCCCGGCCGTCCCGGCTGCGGTCCCCGCCGCCCCCGACTTCGAAGCCCGGCTCACCGACGAGATGGCTTCGGTGGTCGCGGGTGCCCGCAGGAGGGCGCTGCGCGACGGCGACCGGCAGATCGACACCGCCCATCTGCTGCACTCGCTGATGGAGACGGACCCGGAGGTGCGGGCCGCCTTCGACGGTGCGCCGCAGGTGGCGCGGGTGCTCGGCTATCTCGTCCAGCGCTCCATCGGGTACGGGCTGCGCTGGCAGGGGTCGGTGGAGGACTCGGGGGCGCTGCCGCTGCTCGCCCAGCCCGGCTGGTCGCCCGCCGCGGTCACCGCGATGGAGGGCGCCCTGGCCCGGGCCGGTGCCCGGGGCGACGCACGGGTGGGCGGCACCGACCTCCTCGCGGCGCTCGCGGGCGACCCGGAGTGCCGGGCCGTGGAGGTTCTCGACCACGCCGGAGTCGACGCCGGAGAGCTCGCGGCACGGCTCGTCGAGGCCCCGCCGTCTCGACAGGTGTCACAGGGGTGA
- a CDS encoding pyridoxamine 5'-phosphate oxidase family protein produces MTATQRRGRRIMMTDAERDAFLTEQRTCRVATVAPDGHPHVGALWYVWDGTALWLYSITRSLRWSQLLKDPRIAVVVDAGESYGELRGVELRGSAVPVGETPRTGEPCAELDAPERQFASKNFGLKEMIHDGSHAWLRLTPETIVSWDFRKLNNKFSPSGV; encoded by the coding sequence ATGACCGCCACCCAGCGCCGGGGCCGCCGGATCATGATGACGGACGCCGAACGGGACGCGTTCCTCACGGAACAGCGCACCTGCCGGGTCGCCACGGTCGCCCCCGACGGCCACCCGCACGTCGGCGCGCTCTGGTACGTCTGGGACGGAACCGCACTGTGGCTGTACTCGATCACCCGCAGCCTGCGCTGGTCGCAGCTGCTCAAGGATCCCAGGATTGCGGTGGTGGTGGACGCGGGAGAGTCGTACGGGGAGCTGCGCGGCGTGGAGCTGCGGGGCAGCGCGGTCCCGGTCGGCGAGACCCCCCGCACGGGCGAGCCGTGCGCCGAACTGGACGCCCCGGAGCGGCAGTTCGCGAGCAAGAACTTCGGCCTGAAGGAAATGATCCACGACGGCAGCCACGCGTGGCTGCGCCTGACGCCGGAGACGATCGTGTCGTGGGACTTCAGAAAGCTGAACAACAAATTCAGCCCCTCCGGCGTTTGA
- a CDS encoding PadR family transcriptional regulator has product MRSHGHGHGQHGPGHRGRGDFEGRRAAFGPFGPGFGGGPFGPGRGGPRGRARRGDVRASILALLKDRPMHGYEMIQEIVERSGGAWKPSPGSVYPTLQMMEDEGLITSESEGGKKLFTLTDTGRTEAESGAEAPWEEAGRGVDWESMNEIRQAGFGLMEAFGQVWKTGTAEQRQKALGVINDARKKLYLILADED; this is encoded by the coding sequence ATGCGTTCACATGGACATGGGCACGGACAGCACGGACCCGGCCATCGCGGTCGGGGCGACTTCGAGGGGCGGCGTGCCGCCTTCGGGCCCTTCGGTCCCGGCTTCGGCGGCGGACCGTTCGGGCCCGGCCGGGGCGGTCCGCGGGGCAGGGCGCGGCGCGGGGATGTCCGCGCGTCGATCCTGGCTCTGCTGAAGGACCGGCCGATGCACGGTTACGAGATGATCCAGGAGATCGTCGAGCGCAGCGGCGGGGCGTGGAAGCCCAGCCCCGGCTCGGTCTACCCGACCCTCCAGATGATGGAGGACGAGGGCCTGATCACCAGTGAGAGCGAGGGCGGCAAGAAGCTGTTCACGCTCACCGACACCGGGCGCACCGAAGCCGAATCCGGGGCCGAGGCCCCATGGGAAGAGGCCGGGCGCGGGGTCGACTGGGAGAGCATGAACGAGATCCGCCAGGCCGGGTTCGGTCTGATGGAGGCGTTCGGCCAGGTCTGGAAGACCGGCACCGCCGAGCAGCGCCAGAAGGCGCTCGGGGTCATCAACGACGCCCGTAAGAAGCTGTATCTGATCCTGGCCGACGAGGACTGA
- a CDS encoding pyridoxamine 5'-phosphate oxidase family protein, which produces MPDTAAYEPTERTVPTRSRERASYDRELVHGILDEGYVCHLGFVRDGAPVVLPTLYGRIGERLYVHGSTGSRPLRMAGKADPGLAVCLTVTHVDGLVLARSAFHHSINYRSVVVHGIAYEVTDPEERRGALDAMVDQVVPGRSYDSRQANAKELAATAVIRLDLNEVSAKVRTGGPNDEPEDSTLPHWTGVLPVVRGYGTPVPADDLDPSVRLPEYLAAL; this is translated from the coding sequence ATGCCCGACACCGCTGCCTACGAGCCCACCGAGCGCACCGTGCCGACCCGCTCGCGCGAGCGGGCCTCGTACGACCGCGAGCTGGTGCACGGGATACTCGACGAGGGATACGTCTGCCACCTCGGCTTCGTCCGCGACGGCGCCCCGGTCGTGCTGCCGACGCTGTACGGCCGGATCGGCGAGCGGCTGTACGTGCACGGCTCGACGGGTTCGCGGCCGCTGCGCATGGCCGGCAAGGCGGACCCGGGGCTCGCGGTCTGCCTCACCGTCACGCACGTCGACGGCCTGGTGCTGGCCCGCTCGGCCTTCCACCACTCGATCAACTACCGCTCGGTCGTGGTCCACGGCATCGCGTACGAGGTCACCGACCCCGAGGAGCGGCGCGGCGCCCTGGACGCGATGGTCGACCAGGTGGTGCCCGGCCGCTCCTACGACTCGCGGCAGGCCAACGCCAAGGAGCTCGCCGCGACCGCGGTGATCCGCCTCGACCTGAACGAGGTGTCGGCGAAGGTCCGCACCGGCGGCCCCAACGACGAGCCCGAGGACAGCACCCTGCCGCACTGGACCGGTGTGCTCCCGGTCGTCCGGGGATACGGGACGCCGGTCCCGGCCGACGACCTGGACCCGTCGGTTCGGCTGCCGGAGTACCTCGCGGCGCTGTGA